GGCTCTCCCGTACAGCAGACTGGTATAGGGAAAACAATCTTATCTAGCCCGAACTGATGAGGTAAAATGAGAAGGCTGGTTCTCCCGAGCTATGTTATAGAACATGCTCAACTATAAAACGCAGTCATGATGCTGCAAAAAAAGGAGAACCAGCCATGAACAGTATAACAATTGGAATGGATTTAGGCGATAAAACAAATTTTGTTTGTATTGTGGGTGACAGAGGTACCATCCTGCTGAGTAAATCTATAGACAACAATGTAGAATCCATAAGAAAATTTTTTAGGAAATATAAAAGAACTACGGTCGCTATTGAAGCGGGAACTCATTCCCCATGGATGAGTAGACTCCTGAGCTCCATGGGCTGTAATGTTTTAGTGGGGAACCCAAGAAAACTACGTGCAATATGGGAGAGTGATTGTAAGACAGATCAGCGAGATGCTGAAATGCTTGCAAGGATAGCACGATTCGATCCCAATTTGCTTTATCCGATACAACATAAAGGTGAACAGGTACAAGCGGATCTTGCACTATTGCACTCAAGAGATTTATTGGTGAGAACCCGCTCTAGTCAGATTAATCATGTTCGTGGCATTGTAAAATCCTTTGGTGAGCGGTTACCAAGTTGTAGCACAGAATGTTTTCATAAAAAGGCTATATCCCATATTCCTCAACAGTTGCAGCTTGGCCTTGGACCTGTACTGATACTCATTGCACAGCTTAACGAACAAATTAAAGCTTTGGATAAAGAAATCGAGAGTATCAGCAGCGAGCGGTATCCTGAGACAGAGTTGCTCAGGCGAGTGAAAGGAGTCGGTCCATTAACAGCTCTGGCATTT
The DNA window shown above is from Desulfomarina profundi and carries:
- a CDS encoding IS110 family RNA-guided transposase, encoding MNSITIGMDLGDKTNFVCIVGDRGTILLSKSIDNNVESIRKFFRKYKRTTVAIEAGTHSPWMSRLLSSMGCNVLVGNPRKLRAIWESDCKTDQRDAEMLARIARFDPNLLYPIQHKGEQVQADLALLHSRDLLVRTRSSQINHVRGIVKSFGERLPSCSTECFHKKAISHIPQQLQLGLGPVLILIAQLNEQIKALDKEIESISSERYPETELLRRVKGVGPLTALAFVLTVEDPGRFGKSRQIGPYLGLTPRRDQSGETDKQLRITKAGSPFLRKLLINSAQYILGPFGEDCNLQRFGLRLASRGGKNARRKAVVAVGRKLAILLHRLWKYGEIYDPVYKRNVLSRRKAA